One Elusimicrobiota bacterium genomic window, GCGCCAGTCCCTTCTGGGACAGCACGTGCGTGATCGCCGCCGTCAAAGTGGTCTTGCCGTGGTCCACGTGACCGATCGTCCCGATGTTCACGTGCGGCTTGTTGCGCTCGAATTTCGCCTTGGCCATGTCGTTC contains:
- a CDS encoding GTP-binding protein encodes the protein MAKAKFERNKPHVNIGTIGHVDHGKTTLTAAITHVLSQKGLA